CGGGAGCGATCGACGCCGAGAGCTTTGCCGGCGGCCAGGTGCGCCTGCTCGAGTATCGCCTCGAGAGCGGTTCCCCTCTGACCGTTGCACCGATCGCTTCCCTACAGCTACCCCGTGGCGCCGTAGTGGTTGCTGCTAAACGCGGGGACACCATCACAATTCCGCACGGCGGGACGCATCTTAAACCAGGCGATAAGGTGATCGTGATGGGACGCAGAGACGCGATGTCCGCGATGGAAGCAAGAGTGGCGCCTGACGGTCGCAACCTCCGTGACGCACGTCGAGTCACAATCATCGGGGGCGGCGACGTCGGATTCAGGCTCGCGCAACTTCTCGATTCCCTTGATGACGTGAGTGTTCGAATGATTGAACGCGACCAGGCACGGGGAGAAATGCTAGCAGCGACCCTCACCAACGCTCTCATTTTGAGCGGTGACGGCACGGACCTCGAATTGTTGGAAATGGAGGAAATCGGGCGTAGTGATGTACTCGTGTCGGTCATCGACAATGATGAACGGAACCTTCTGGCGTCGCTCCTCGGACGACAACTCGGCGTGACCAAAATCATCACAAGAGTGAGCAAAATAGCTAACCTTCGGCTCTTCGAGCGGGTGGGCATTGATGTCGCTCTCTCGGCCAAAGGTGCGGCGGTAGAGTCGATCGTCCGTGAGGTTGAAGGAGGCAAAGCAAAGGTCCTCGCTGTGCTCGAAGAAGGCGAAGCTAAGATTTTCGAACTCGTCGTCCCGGACGACTATCCAGCAACCGCATTGCGCGACCTCGCCACACCCCCAGAATCAATTGTAGGCACGATTCTCAGGCACGGCGACGCAATAGTCCCTCACGGAAACGACCGGATTGAACCTGGTGATCGACTGCTAGTGTTCTGCACCGACGCATCGGCCGATCTGATGAGAACATTTTTCACGACGTCTTAACTGACGCGAGAATACCGAACGATGCGACTCGCCATCGTTTTTCACCTAACGGGCACTATCCTCAGGTTCTTAGGAGCGGCCTTCGTAGCGCCTCTCCTGATTGCGCTCTATTCAAGAGAATCGATGGATGCCATCACCTTCTTGGCCATGGGCGTAGTAGCCGTCGTGTTAGGCGAGGTGATGCGGCGCCAGATACGTCACCACGAGTGGACACTCAAACGCGTCGAGGCCCTCGCAGTCGTGGTTGTGACTTACCTGCTCGTCGCCATGATCGGTGCAGTGCCCTACACAATGAACGGAATGACTGCAGCGGATGCGATGTTCGAGTCGATGTCCGGCATAACCGCAACCGGTGCAACCACTCTCACGGATTTCGACTCCTTCGGTCGTGGCCTGATGTTCTGGCGGTCAATGTCTCAATGGCTCGGTGGCCTGGGTATCATCACACTGTTCATCGCAGTCCTCCCAAGACTCGCAATCGGTGGACGCCAGCTATTCTTCACCGAAACAACCACCACTCCGGGTAGCGGTGGCCTCAAACCGCATGTCCGCGAGACGGCTGCCATGCTCTGGCGCCTCTACGTCGGCCTGACATTAGCTGAGTTCGTTGCACTGATGCTTGCAGGCCTGTCTGCCTATGATGCGATCTGCCACGCCATGACGACAATCGCGGCGGGAGGCTTTTCGCCGAACCCCGAGTCAATCATGGGCTACAACAGTGCGGCGGTCGAATGGATTATCTGCGGGTTTATGTTTCTAGCGGGCACGAACTTCGTACTGCAGTACCAAGCATTGTTGCGGGGACAGCTGAAAGCCTCCATCGCTGACGACGAGTTTCGAGTCTACACCGGGATCGTCGCTATCGCGACTATCGCGCTCACGATTTTCCTCTTGCAAACTGACATGGCCACAGCCACGGCCGTCCGGTCCGGACTGTTCCAGAGCCTATCGATTCTTACGACTACCGGATACGCCAGTGCAGATTTTGCGTTATGGACTGAACAATCACGCATGGTTTTACTGGTACTAATGTTCATCGGCGGCTGTGCTGGCTCTGCAGCAGGTGGCCCAAAAATATGGCGACAGATATTGATCGCGCGCTATACCTTGCTCGAACTCAAGAGAACGTTGCACCCTCGTGCCCTGCTACCGGTCAAACTCGGTGGCAAGGTGGTACCTGAGGACGTGATGCGCGCTGTCCTAGTTTTCTTTCTGTTTTATCTTCTACTTTTCGCCGTCTGTGTCGGCGTGGTGGTCGCACTCGGTGCGGATATATTGACCGGCGTCACCGCGACCACAGGCACACTCGGAAACATCGGTCCTGGCTTTAGCCAAGTGGGTCCAATGGCGAACTACGCTGGATTACATACGGTGAGTAAAGTCGTGCTCACCGCAGCTATGTTGGTTGGTCGCCTCGAGGTGCTAACTGTGCTGGCATTGCTTCGACCAGAAGCCTGGCGGTCGCTCACCCTACGTGGTGACTAACTGTCACCGCGCTAGAACACCGCCAGGACTCACACTACAGGGAACCACGGAGGCCTACGGCGTCTGCTTCTTCGCGCATGAACGTAATAACATTCGTGATGTGATCGTCGAGCGGCAGACCAATCTCTTCCGCACCGAGTCTAAGGTCATCGCGACTAACTCCACGAGCAAACGCCTTGTCTTTCATTCGCTTCTTGACTGACTTAGCCGCCAAGTCAAGCACACTCTTAGAAGGTCGCACGAGCGAAGCGGCAGTCACGAACCCCGACATCTCGTCACATGCAAACAGCGTGTGCTCAAGCTTCGACTCCCGAGGGACACCTGTGTAGTCAGCATGCGACAAGATTGCCCTGATCACAACCTCCGGATAGCCCTGCTTACGCAGGATCTCGGCCCCACGAAAGGGATGGTCATCTAGGCTAGGCCATCGTTCATAGTCAAAGTCGTGTAACAGACCCACGGTGCCCCATAACACCTCGTCCTCATCAAACTTACGGGCATAGCCGCGTAAGGCAGCTTCAACCGCTAAGCCATGGTTGCGCAAATTCTCGCTTTGAGTGTACTCGGCCAATAATTCCCAAGCAGCGTCCCGATTCAATTCCATCATCATCATTCTAATGCACGGATAAGGACCACGGATTAACGTCGGGTCTCTCCCTACCTCACATGAATCTTAGGAGTCTCAGGCCGTTAGCCGTCCTGCCATGTACGACACATCACGACCGCCTGAGCAATGACTTCCTCCGCCTTCTTGGTGAGACCGTAGGCATGGAGCGTCTCTGGATTAGCAAGAACAGCATCCGTAACATCCGACCCTGGTGTAAGCGTCCCGCCCGTCGCACGACACAGAAAGTCCACGAGCACAAAGTGGTACTCAACACGACCGGTATCATCCAACAAGATCCGATCAAATACCTCGACAACCGGTCCCACTGCCACCGTCAGCCCGGTTTCTTCCTCAATTTCACGGGCAACCCCAGCTTCCAACGTCTCTCCAACCTCGAGCCCGCCACCGGGAAGACTCCACCGTCCCAGGAGCGGTTCGAACCGACGTTTGATCAACACCACTGAGACCCCATCAAACACGGCAGCCCCAACACCAACAATCGGACGTTTCGGATATTTTCTAGCATCAACCATGGTTCATCACATCGATTCGAGCCGAGCGACCTGTTCGACTAGAGTGATTAGAGCGGCAACGAAGCATCGGCATTTAGGTCCGGAGCTGCGACCACGCCGCGAACAAACTGACGCAGACCGGCGGCGGCAATCATCGCCGCATTGTCCGTTGAGAGAGCCTGCGTCGGTAAGAATACAGGTAAGCCCTTGGCCTTGCCTCGCGTCACTGTCTCATCTCGGAGCAGGCTGTTTGCTGACACGCCACCGGCAACCCCCACCGCCTTGGCATTGAACCGCTGGGCGGTGTCGAAAGTTCGGTCGAGCAACGCATTGACAACCGCCCGTTGAAAAGAAGCACAGATATCCGAAATCTCTTCTTTTGGCAGCCTGTCACTTCCAAGGGTCGCTAACCGAGACGACAGATGCCGCTTCACGGCAGTCTTGACGCCGCTGAAGCTGAAGTCGGTCGCCCCTGGCCCTCGAAGGCTAGGCACCCAGTCCCCGACCGTTGGCGGATGATTCCGATCGACATGGGTCATCCGCGCCACAGGAAAATCGAGCGCCTGAGCGTTGCCCTCGCGCGCTAGACGGTCAATGACTGGGCCGCCCGGATAGGTCAACCCCAACATTTTCGCCACCTTGTCGAACGCCTCACCAGCAGCATCGTCACGCGTCCGGCCAAGCAGGCGGTAGACGCCAGGACTCGAAACAAGATAAAGACAGGTGTGCCCGCCCGACACGACTAGTACGATGGCGGGTAGCGGTAACGAACCGTGGTGTAGAAATAACGATTCAATATGCCCTGCCAAGTGATGCACTGGCACCAGCGGAACATCGAGCGTCAACGCCAGCGACTTGGCGAAAGCAACGCCGACGAGAAGCGAACCAACAAGACCAGGTCCCTGAGTAACCGCGACCGCGTCAAGGTCACGCCACGCAGTTCCAGCATCATCGACTGCCCGCTCTACAACTCCGCAAATATCCCGTACGTGCTGACGTGAGGCGAGCTCTGGGACAACACCACCCCACTCCCGGTGAATCTCCACCTGTGACGCGATGACCGATGACCCGATCGCCCAAGGGTGCTCGGCGTTCCCGGTGTCGTAGACAACCGCCGCCGCCGTTTCGTCACACGAGGTCTCTATCCCTAGAATTCGCATGGTGCGCTACAGTGCCCCCTTGGAAGGCACATCTTCAACGACGCCTCGAAGACTATCGGAATATGCTGGCCGACAGACACCTCGCTCAGTGATCACTGCGGACACGTATTGATGTGGTGTTATGTCGAAGCTCAGATTTCTAATGTGTGCACCCTCCGGGGCTAATCGAGACCTGCCAAAATGAGTGACCTCGCGTGCGTTCCGCTCCTCAAGTGGAATCTGTCCTCCCTCAGACATCGTGAGGTCGATAGTTGAAGTCGGCGCAGCTACATAGAATGGCAAACCATGCGACCGTGCCAGTACCGCAACACTATAGGTGCCGATTTTGTTTGCGACATCACCGTTTGCAGCAATCCGGTCAGCGCCAACAATTACTAAATCAACCTGACCATCGCGCATAAGTGGACCAGCCATGCTGTCAATCACCACTGTTGTATCGATGCCGTCCCGAAGGAGTTCCCAAGCTGTCAGCCGGGCTCCCTGCAAGAACGGCCGGGTTTCGTTGGCGACCACAGAAATACGCTTGCCCTGTTCGGTGGCGGCTCGGATAACCCCAAGCGCCGTGCCATAGCCAGCCGTGGCAAGCGAGCCGGCATTGCAGTGAGTCAGTACCCGCGCACCGTCCGGCAGGACAGTCGCGCCGTGGGCTCCCATGGCCCGACAACTCGCAACATCTTCGTCATGAATAGCCTGCGCTTCATCTCGCAACTGCGCGGCCACCTCCTCCACTGAGTGACCAGCCAAAATGCCTTCTGAGAACACCTGCTTCATGCGATTAACCGCCCACGACAGATTAATGGCCGTCGGCCGGGTGCCAGCCATCAGGTCACAAAGCTTGTAGAACTCACCCGCAAGCCGAGTCGTCCCCTTGGCCTTGCTCCGAGCTACGCTCATGGCCAGACCCATAGCAGCTGCCACGCCGATCGCCGGTGCCCCTCGGATAACCATCGTTTTGATAGCTCGCGCAACCTCGGGCGCGGTCCGACACTCGACATAGCGCTCCTGCTCTGGCAGTTTGCGTTGATCGATCATGACGACCGCGTCGTCACGCCATTCGATAGTTGGCAACATGGAAAAATGATGTCCCGGTCACAGATGCCGAATGAGTCTTGCCAGGAGTTTCCCAAAGGGTTCTGCGATTTGTTCGGCCGCCTGAAGTACATCGTCCTGATGTAGCGGTTCTGGCAACACACCCGCAGCCATATTCGTAATACACGCCAGTCCGAGCACCTCGAGTCCCATTTGCCTCGCCACAATCGCTTCAGGAACCGTCGACATGCCCACAGCGTCGGCCCCGATCGTGCGGAGAAATTTAATCTCAGCTGGTGTCTCGAAACTCGGCCCATGGACAGCAACGTAGACTCCGTGAACCAAGCGAAGCGAGACTTCCGTTCCTATTTGATCGACCACCGCCCGCAGCCGGCGTGCGTAGACCTGCGTCATGTCGGGAAAGCGGGGGCCAAATCGCTCATCATGAGGTCCAATCAGGGGATTATCCCCAAGCAGATTGATGTGATCGTCAATAATCATGACGCTGCCAGGAGTGAACGCGGTATTAATCCCACCAGCAGCGTTGGTGAGCACTAAGGTCGGCACACCAATTCGAGCCAAAACCCTAGGAGCGAACGCGATTTGGGATCGTGTGTATCCCTGATACCTATGCGCCCGGCCTTCTAACACAACGACTGGTCGGCCAGCCACCGTTCCAGCAGTCAGTATGCGTCCATGCCCGATGAGCGGGTCAGACGGCCAGTGTGGTATTTCAGCGTAAGGTATGACGATGCGGTCGACGATGGCCTCTGAAAACTGACCCAGGCCAGACCCGAGCACCACCGCTACCTCAGGGATAGCTATTCGTTGTCCTAGAAATGCCGCAGCCTGCTCGACCTTTTCGAACTCGTTCACGCTATTCGTAATTGGGTCTTTCGCCATGTCATCAAATAAGGAGCGAGGCAATTGACGCGTTGATGAGTGTTGCCACGAAACCCCCGAACAGGGCACGTGTACCAAGGCGGGCCAGATCACCGCGGCGCTCTGGTGCCATACCGCCGAGTCCCCCGAGTAATATGCCGACCGAGCCAAAGTTTGCAAAGCCGGTTAGAGCGTAGGTGGCCAACACGAATGATCGAGGTTCAATGAGGCCCTGATACTCGGTCGTTAGTTTGACGTAGGCCACAAACTCAGTGGCAACAATCTTAGTGCCTAAGAGATCGGCAACTGCCCCGACATCGGCTGACGCTACACCAAGCAAGAACGCGGCGGGAGCGAACACAACCGAGAACAGGCTTGCCAGTGACAAAGCTGGGTGTAGGAGCGCAAGGACGTAGTCGATTAGAGCGATAAATGCCAGAAACGCAATTAACATCGCCGCCACGTTGATTGCTAGCGTCATTCCTTGACTTGCTCCGCCGGCCGCCGCGTCGATTACGTTGGCATACTGGCGCTTAACGTCCACTGTCACCGCGCCGCGCGTCTTAGGCACCTCGGACTCAGGCATGAGGATCTTCGAAAGATAAAGACCACACGGCGCTGCCATGACGCTGGTCGTCAACATGGCCACCGCATCAGCACCCAAGTTTATGTAGATGGCCATTACAGCGCCTGAAATCGTTGCCATTCCACCAACCATGAGTGTCAACAGTTCAGACCGTGTCATTTGAGAGACATACGGACGGACGATGATCGGCGCCTCAGTCTGCCCCATGAATACATTCGCTACCGCCGAAAGCGTTTCCGCACCGCTGGTATTCAACAGATAGACGACGATTCGTGCCGTTTGCTTGACGAAGAATTGCAGGATGCCAAAGTGATAGAGCACGCTAAAGAACGACGAGATAAAAATAATGATCGGTAATGCAGTGAACGCGAAGACAAACCCTCCAGGAAACAGCTGTGAGACAACCTCCGGGTTTGCCAGCTCACCAAAGATGAACCTGGACCCGGCATCAGTAAACTTCATGAAACGTTCGGCGACGCGGGCGATCGCCGTAAATAGCTCATACCCTGGCCTGACACCGCCGATCACGAGCTTGAGAATGACGAATGCCAACAGCACCTGAAGCGATAGTCCCCAGGCCACTGTACGCCAGCGAATGTGCCGAATGTCTGCCGAGCAGGCGGCGGTCACACTAATGAACACTGCTACACCCAATACGGCCCTTACACGTGGGTCTGCAAGGTCCCTTAGCAAGTAGGCTACGGCCATCAAGCCGAGCGCAATGGCCACGAAGCGCAATCGGTAGCGCTGGTCGGGATTGCTCAACATCTTCATAGTCTATCTTCAGGCTACGGTATCAAGAATAAGTGTGGCCGTCGCGGGTGGCACATCATCGATGCGCACCGCTTGTGAAATTAGCTGACGTGCTTCGTCAAGACCATACGCGTTCCGATGGTGTAGGTCGACCACGGGGTCACCGACACGCACGGACTCCCCTAACGTCACCTTCATGACCGCACCGACAGCATGATCGATCGTTTGGTCCAACTGGTCACGCCCTGCTCCAAGCACCTTCGTGGCGCGCCCAATCAGCTCAGCATCCACCGCGGTTAGATATCCCGGCCGTGTCGCGGTCACCGGCTCCACAGACGGAGCCGTCGGCAACCGTCTGGGGTTATCAATAACTCGGGGATCGCCACCCTGCGCCTCGACGATCTCACGCAGCTTCTCCAATCCATCGCCACCCTTGAGAGCAGACCGCACTCGCCCACGCGAGGCCTCTAGCGTAGTTTCAAGACCCGCGGCTTCTACCATCCGAGCCGCCAACTCGACTGACACGGCTTCAAGGTCCTTCGGCCCCTCCCCGCGAAGCGTCGCAATACACTCAGCAATCTCCAGCGCATTGCCGACCGCTCGGCCACGCGGCGTGTCCATTGCTGTAAGAACCGCCCGCATCCTGAGTCCCGATGCTTCACCGATGGCAACCAGCCGATTGGCCAACTCACGCGCCTCCGAAACATTCTTCATAAACGCACCAAGTCCGACCGTGACATCAAGTACGAGGCCGTCGAGATCGACGGCAAGCTTCTTACTCATGATTGATGCCGCGATGAGTGGAATACTCTCGACTGTTGCCGTCACATCACGGAGCGCGTACAACACACGGTCAGCCGGGGCTAACATCTTCGTTTGACCGATGAGACAACAGCCGACTGTGTCAAGAATCCGAAGGGTTTCTTCAGGAGCCAAGTCAGTCTTAAAACCGGGAATTGACTCAAGCTTGTCGAGAGTACCGCCAGTATGTCCAAGCCCACGACCAGACATCATCGGTACAACCACGCCACATACCGCCGCCAGTGGGGCTAGGACTGGTGAGGTCTTGTCGCCTACACCACCTGTGCTGTGTTTATCAACTCTTGGTGCGGTGATTGTCGACAGATCGAGGCGGGATCCAGAATCGGTCATCGCCTGCGTTAGCGTGTCAGTCTCGTCAGAGGACATGCCTCGAAGTAGAACCGCCATCAACCACGCAGATAGCTGATAAGTTGGAATTTCACCGGTGGTGGCCCCACGCACCAAAAACCGAATCTCACTCGGTTTGAGCGCTTTACCGTCACGTTTCTTACGGATTAAATCGACCACACTCATACTGCAGGGTTCCCGAGTATAGAGGATAATAAGCCATCGCCGTGAGTGACGTGCTCCAAGCTCTTCTCGTGACCGCCGTGGCTTCGGGTGCCGGTTTCGTGTGGCTCTCGTTACGGACCCTACAACTCGACACCAATGCACCCAACAGACTTATAGCCGAATTGCGCCTCGCCCAAATCGGGGCGCTACTCTTAGCTTTCGTTGCCGGCGCCTATATTGGATTCGCTGGGTTAGCAAATGCCACTGCAGGAGGAGGACTCGATATTGCGCTCGCATTGGGTTTTTTCGTCGTAGCCGCTAGCGCACCAACTCGAGACCCACGCGAAGCCCTGATTATTTTGGCCATCGCTTTCGTTGCTCACGCAGTTGTTGACATCCTGCACCGTCCAGGGGCGCTATCAGTCGGTATTGTTCCGCAGTGGTACCTAATTGGCTGCGCCGTGTATAACATAGCAATCGGAGCTCTTTGCTATTTACCAGTCCTCAAACGTTCATGACTCGTTCGAACTGTTCAGACCCAACGTCATCCTTCACCGAGAACGTCCTAAACGCGGTTCGAAGGATTCCTGTGGGACATATTGCCACTTATGGAGATATTGCAGCCATAGCGGGCCACCCAAACGCCTACCGTGCTGTCGGTAACATCATGCGAAATTGTTACCTCGTCGACGTACCCTGTCACCGAGTTGTGGCAGCCAAAGGACGCCTAGGCGGCTATGGCGGCAATCCGACACTTAAACGCCAACTCCTCCGAGCCGAGGGAATCCAAGTCCGCCGAACTGCAATCAAGAACTTCACCAAGGTTCGGTGGCGCCACACTGGCTCTGCAACCTAGCCTGCTGGTCACACTCCTCGTAACACCAAAGGCGACAGCCTCACATGGCCATCACGTCAAACTGCTCGTGATGCAGCCTAGCATCAGGCTTCAGCGTTAGATCGCGACCGAGTGTGGCGCGTAAATCACGTAATACCCCGCGTTCCTCTTTCTCAAGCACCTGTGCAATATCTGGATTCACTCTCAGCACAATCCCGTGGCCATTAAGATCACCTCGGATTTTCTGCATCTCGGCTAGAATTTCGTAGCAAATAGTCGACATGGACTTAATCGTTCCACTCCCAGAACAGTAAGGACACGGTTCGGTCAGCTGGCGTTCCAGTGTCTGCTTAACCCGCTTACGGGTCACAATAATCAGACCTACATCTGCTACCTGTATTGCCTTCGATGGTGACCGATCACGTCGAAGCTCCTGCTCCATAGCATGAAAGACTTTCTGACGGTTTTTCCGTTCTTCCATGTCAATCAGGTCAAGCACAATAATGCCGCCTAGGTCTCGGAGCCGGAACTGGTGCGCAATTTCCTTAACAGCCTCAAGGTTCGTCTTGAGGATGGTGTCTTCGAGCCGACCGGTCCGCTTACCAACATAGCGTCCAGTGTTAACGTCAATCGCCACAAGTGCTTCAGTGTGGTTGATAACGATGTAGCCCCCGGATTTCAACCAGACCTTTGGTCGGAGCGCCTTATCAATTTCGTGCTGAATGCCATACTCGTCGAAGATCGGAAACGACTTTGTGTATCGGCGCACCCGAGATGCCAGATCTGGCATGATTCGCTCAACCAACTTAACAACACGACCATACTCCTCAGCGTTATCGATCCGAATAGCACTATAGTCAGCCGTCAGAAAATCACGGACGAGTTTCGCAACAAGACTCTCTTCCTGATAGACAACGGTCGGCGGAGGATTGGACTCGGTCCGCTGTCGGATGCCGGTCCACACTTGATGAAAGTAGGACAAGTCACCAAGGATGTCCTCCTCGGAACGACCACCGGCCGCGGTCCGGACGATGACCCCACCCGAAAAGTTGTGCTCGCTTTTGAACTCCCGAACAATCCGGCGCAAGCGCGACCGCTCTTCTCGAGACGCAATCTTTCGCGAAATACCAATGTGGTCGACCGTAGGCAGGAAGACCAAGAAACGACCAGGCATGCTGACGTGGGACGTGATGCGCGCCCCCTTTGTGCCTAGTGGCTCCTTAACTACCTGAACCAACACTTCCTGGCCCTGCTCTAGCAAATCCTCTATTTTTGCTGCGGAATCCCGATTACGGTCGGCATTGTGGCCAGCCTCCGTTGCTACCGGTTCAACGTTCCCATCCACGTCACCATCAGTCTCACCGCCGGAATCGATAGGGTCACTGTCCTCGGCTTTTTCATCACCATCATCACTGGTGTCAAAGCGCTCGAGCTCCTCCAATGTGTCGTGCACTTCCGACACATAGAGGAACGCATCGCGCTCCAGTCCGACGTTAACGAATGCCGATTGCATGCCGGGTAGCACCTTCGAAACCCGGCCCTTGTAGATGTTACCGACGGTCCCTCGGTTTCGTTCCCGTTCGATAAAGACCTCGGTCACGAGGTCGTCCTCGAGAATAGCCACAGCGGTTTCGTGGCTGTTCGAGGAGATGATCATCTCCTTGCTCATGTACTAAACTCCATTTGGGACCAACGGGGCGTGTTTTCAGGTGTACATTCGTGCACTGTAATTGGTGAGTAACCACTGCCCGATTACCGTGCGAGTCGCCTAGCAACTCCCAGATATACACTTTATCCCCTCGTCCCATGCGCCGGCGTTCCCGATCTTTTCGTTCGATCCAAATCCGACGCCAAAAGCATTATCAATTAATGAACCTGCGCATCCTGACGTTCACGATGAGACCAAATCCAGCCAGGGTAGCAATCAGCGATGACCCGCCATAACTCATTAGCGGTAGCGTTAAACCTTTCACGGGCGCTAACCCGGCTGACATGGTCACGTTGTAGACGACTTGAAACGCAAAGCTCGACATCACCCCGACGACAAGGTAAGCCCCCAGACGGTCCTTCGCGAGTCGTGCAGCAGCGAGGCTCCGCACGATCACGAACAGATAGAGTCCGAGCACCACAATGACGCCGAGAAACCCCTGTTCTTCAGCTAGTACTGAAAATATAAAATCGTTGTGTGCAACAGGCAGGAAGTTAAACTGCCCCTGTGTACCCTGTAGAAATCCTTTCCCGGCAAGGCCACCTGACCCGGCCGTGATCTGTGCCTGAATCTGCTGGTATCCGGCACCATGTGCATCACGTGCCGGATCTAAAAACGTGACAAGTCGCTCTTGTTGGTAGGGCTCCAACCAGTAGTTCCACGCAACTGGTGCCAAGAGCAGCGCCAGGGTGGCCAAGATAGCCAGCCACCGCATGCGGAGACCAGCGAGATACGTAACACCGAGGGCAACAGCCAATAACCCCACCGAGGTTCCTAAATCAGGCTGTTTTGCAATCAACACGAAAGGGACTGCTGTAAAAATACCGACCATCAAGATGTCGGGAATTTCGACCGAACCGCGCCGTGTTTCACTGAAATAGTTGGCGAGTAAGACCGCCAACCCTAACTTCGCAAACTCTGATGGTTGTACATTCAACGCACCTAGGCGGAGCCAGCGCTGCGAGCCTCCGGAGATTTCGCCAACCAGGAGCACGAGCACCAACGCTGCAACCACTCCACCGTAAATAAAGAGTGCGTAATCTGCAACTACACGGTAATCAACGCCTAAGCAGATAGCAAAGACAACCCCACCTAGCAGTAAGGCATAGAACTGCATCCCAAACTGAGAGCCAACGGCATCCACCGTTGGCTCAAAAGTGGCACTGTAAATCATAGCCACACCAATTGCACACAGCACCAGAATCGCAGCAATTAGAGGCCAGTCGACGTGGCGATATAGGCGACCATCCAACATTAGTTGAGCTCACCTTGCGTTTGCTCAGGTACTGTCAAGTGGTCGGGTGGTGCGGGCTGTACTGTCTCAATTGTGGTTCCCGTCGACACCGGCGATGCCTGTGGTAAGTCCGGCAACGGCTCACCAGTCTTCTTCGCCAGATAGGTCTGCATCACATGACGTGCAATCGGTGCCGCGAGGTAACCGTGCTCGGAGTGCTCGGCGAGCACAACACCGGCAATCTCAGGCTGCCCCTCACTCGGTGCAAAGAACGTAAACCACCCGTGATCGCGAAAATCCATATCGGAAGTTTCCTCCGCCTGTTCTCGGCCCGCCAGTGAGACCACCTGTGCCGTGCCCGTCTTACCGGCCACGTTGAAACCGTCGATTCGCGCACGTCCGCCAGTACCTCGCGCGTTCACGACACGCCACAGCCCACGATGGAGCGTCTCGATGGTCTCAGGCTGTAACTCAACCACCTCACCCGGCCGCGGCTGCGTCGGTTTCCATCCCTCGCCGTCATCGATCGCCTTAATTACATGAGGAGTGGGCCGAACACCACCGTTGG
This genomic window from Vicinamibacterales bacterium contains:
- the trkA gene encoding Trk system potassium transporter TrkA, giving the protein MRIILIGGGEVGYTLAKALAPNHDLHVIDHNPAAADRFHSLDVRFVLGSGTSAEVLGLGDIESSDLVIACTGLDEVNIIACALAKKLGATKTVCFVSGDDFLESVSGGYSLREHFGVDQTIWPEAQLADAIQRIIAAPGAIDAESFAGGQVRLLEYRLESGSPLTVAPIASLQLPRGAVVVAAKRGDTITIPHGGTHLKPGDKVIVMGRRDAMSAMEARVAPDGRNLRDARRVTIIGGGDVGFRLAQLLDSLDDVSVRMIERDQARGEMLAATLTNALILSGDGTDLELLEMEEIGRSDVLVSVIDNDERNLLASLLGRQLGVTKIITRVSKIANLRLFERVGIDVALSAKGAAVESIVREVEGGKAKVLAVLEEGEAKIFELVVPDDYPATALRDLATPPESIVGTILRHGDAIVPHGNDRIEPGDRLLVFCTDASADLMRTFFTTS
- a CDS encoding TrkH family potassium uptake protein, yielding MRLAIVFHLTGTILRFLGAAFVAPLLIALYSRESMDAITFLAMGVVAVVLGEVMRRQIRHHEWTLKRVEALAVVVVTYLLVAMIGAVPYTMNGMTAADAMFESMSGITATGATTLTDFDSFGRGLMFWRSMSQWLGGLGIITLFIAVLPRLAIGGRQLFFTETTTTPGSGGLKPHVRETAAMLWRLYVGLTLAEFVALMLAGLSAYDAICHAMTTIAAGGFSPNPESIMGYNSAAVEWIICGFMFLAGTNFVLQYQALLRGQLKASIADDEFRVYTGIVAIATIALTIFLLQTDMATATAVRSGLFQSLSILTTTGYASADFALWTEQSRMVLLVLMFIGGCAGSAAGGPKIWRQILIARYTLLELKRTLHPRALLPVKLGGKVVPEDVMRAVLVFFLFYLLLFAVCVGVVVALGADILTGVTATTGTLGNIGPGFSQVGPMANYAGLHTVSKVVLTAAMLVGRLEVLTVLALLRPEAWRSLTLRGD
- a CDS encoding HDIG domain-containing protein, with product MELNRDAAWELLAEYTQSENLRNHGLAVEAALRGYARKFDEDEVLWGTVGLLHDFDYERWPSLDDHPFRGAEILRKQGYPEVVIRAILSHADYTGVPRESKLEHTLFACDEMSGFVTAASLVRPSKSVLDLAAKSVKKRMKDKAFARGVSRDDLRLGAEEIGLPLDDHITNVITFMREEADAVGLRGSL
- a CDS encoding NUDIX hydrolase, whose protein sequence is MVDARKYPKRPIVGVGAAVFDGVSVVLIKRRFEPLLGRWSLPGGGLEVGETLEAGVAREIEEETGLTVAVGPVVEVFDRILLDDTGRVEYHFVLVDFLCRATGGTLTPGSDVTDAVLANPETLHAYGLTKKAEEVIAQAVVMCRTWQDG
- the tsaD gene encoding tRNA (adenosine(37)-N6)-threonylcarbamoyltransferase complex transferase subunit TsaD, with amino-acid sequence MRILGIETSCDETAAAVVYDTGNAEHPWAIGSSVIASQVEIHREWGGVVPELASRQHVRDICGVVERAVDDAGTAWRDLDAVAVTQGPGLVGSLLVGVAFAKSLALTLDVPLVPVHHLAGHIESLFLHHGSLPLPAIVLVVSGGHTCLYLVSSPGVYRLLGRTRDDAAGEAFDKVAKMLGLTYPGGPVIDRLAREGNAQALDFPVARMTHVDRNHPPTVGDWVPSLRGPGATDFSFSGVKTAVKRHLSSRLATLGSDRLPKEEISDICASFQRAVVNALLDRTFDTAQRFNAKAVGVAGGVSANSLLRDETVTRGKAKGLPVFLPTQALSTDNAAMIAAAGLRQFVRGVVAAPDLNADASLPL
- the mtnA gene encoding S-methyl-5-thioribose-1-phosphate isomerase, with amino-acid sequence MLPTIEWRDDAVVMIDQRKLPEQERYVECRTAPEVARAIKTMVIRGAPAIGVAAAMGLAMSVARSKAKGTTRLAGEFYKLCDLMAGTRPTAINLSWAVNRMKQVFSEGILAGHSVEEVAAQLRDEAQAIHDEDVASCRAMGAHGATVLPDGARVLTHCNAGSLATAGYGTALGVIRAATEQGKRISVVANETRPFLQGARLTAWELLRDGIDTTVVIDSMAGPLMRDGQVDLVIVGADRIAANGDVANKIGTYSVAVLARSHGLPFYVAAPTSTIDLTMSEGGQIPLEERNAREVTHFGRSRLAPEGAHIRNLSFDITPHQYVSAVITERGVCRPAYSDSLRGVVEDVPSKGAL